A stretch of DNA from Cololabis saira isolate AMF1-May2022 chromosome 17, fColSai1.1, whole genome shotgun sequence:
ATTTCCAGCTGGCGTAATATCAAACATGACCGTCATGACAACCTTGCAGGGATGTAAACAGGCTGAGACTGAGTTCTCTCTGTCATCCTTCAGGGCTTCCAGGTGGGCAAAGATCCCACTGCTCTCTGCCGTACGAGGCCTTTCTCGAAGCCCTGCATGGCTTCATCCTCGTCACCACCGCCACGGGCAAGCTGGTGTACGTGTCTGAAAATGTGGCTGAATATACTGGCGTCTCCATGGTGAGTATTTGTCAGATTTAGCAGCAGCTCTCTTCACCTGAGCATGTGTTGGTTTATTAACGGGAGACCCCGTAACTGTTCCAGGTAGATGTGCTACAGGGAGACACGTTATATGACATGGTGGAACGGGCTGATGTGGATGTGGTTCAGTCAAATCTGGAGTCCGAAAACAACTTATCACCAGGTAAGGACACGAATATCACTTTAAGATTGCTTTGTGTGGCATTTACAACTGATCATTGTCCGAAGCCCTTTGCTTCTTTGGAGATTGATAACGAGTCTGCTTCCTTCAAAATCTGACCTTAATTATATTCAGGGAGGCTGAATTAGAGGTTTAAGTGACACAGAGTAATCCGGGATGCCACACAAAGCTTGTAATTCATGGTACATTTTTCCAAAAGAGTTCTGTCTTCAGTTACTTTAAGACTACACTGTGGTTTTACGTCTTCAGACCGGAGCTTCGTATGTTGCATGCAGTCCTCCAAGGCCTTTAAGATGCAGCACGGGAGCTGCTGCTCCATGCTGGTCAGAGGGAGCTTCCAGTTCTTCCCTCGGCCCTCCCCTGCAGCCTCTCCCCCCGGCGAGCTGCTGTTCGTGGCTCTCTGCACCCCCACGGTGAACCGCCTGACCGACTCCGACTCCCACTTCTGTCACAGCTTCAGCAGCACCCACAGGCTGGACATGAGTTTCACCCGTCTGTCTGACAGGTAGGTTTACACATCCTCCTCCACGTTGATGATGGTCAAACCATCAAAATTAAATTGCATTTTCATATGTTATCCTGCTTTTCTTTTCCAGCGTTTTGTACTTTTTGGGGTACTCAGCGGATGAAATGACGGGCCGATCGTGGTACAGTTTTGTGCATCCTGAGGATCTGACTCTGTGTGCAGACTCTCACAGAAGTTTGAGTAAGTGTACAAACCACTGCAGGAAGAAGCTACTGACACAGATACTGAGTTATACTTTTCATTTCACCATCAATATTCACGTTAAAATAGTATAGCACATGTCTCAGAAGACATGACCAGATGGTGAAGCTGCAACaagaaattgtttgtttttcaagtaTTTAAAGTGGAGAGGGAACTTTTCATGTTGTTTTGAGCGTGACTCAATctgaggtagggctgggcgattttggacaaaaataaaatccagatttttttctctgaaaacccgattttcgatttcgatttcgatttttttggtaaaactacaaaagacaatggaataaattgtttcaaatattttatctttatttttaaagaaaaatagcaaacaaatttccctattgggaatgaagtgcaattgaaagatactgtaaatcctccttgagtttagtaaagtggcaacatttacaattttcttgaccaaacaaagatgactagacgagctctgtctgtaatgcagccagctgcaaaaaaggaaaatcgattttccgattttcctttttttaacatcgtcttgattaataaatccgatttagatttaaaatcgattaatcgcacagccctaatctgaggatttgttttttctccCAGTGATGGCAGATAAGGGGTCCCAGGTAGAGATGGTGCTGAGACTCCAGTGTATGGATCTGTCATGGACCTGGATCTACGTTCGAGCTCACAAGGACTCAGAGTGCCAGAGTATCATCTGCACCAACTTCATCATCAGGTACGACGAACCTCTCAAACAGACCTGAGCTGATGGCGTTTTTGTGTGAAAACCCCACCGtgtgactagggctgggcgatatatcaagattttaatatatatcgatatattttcaaacgcgatatggtaccagaccatatcgtttatatcgatttaaaaaaaaaaagaaagaaaaattattattattttttttaatgattttaatatagcttattttgtgacaaattgacttgaatgttttattagagatttgcacaaaagtttttgttatttgcacaactgtcagtggaaaagtctgcctgttactgtctacattgtattaattgcacagtgtattttaatgtaattgttatgcaggaaagggatatttgttttattttatttaagaagcatttttattctatatatgcaggcagtttatttttatttcatttgttttatacattttgatattgtgcagacctctgttaataaaggaacctgtgtgacatttggcacgaggcattgtattaaaactgactgtttttttaagggtttgcctcagaaaaaaatgaagctaacagagaagctatgctataatgctttgggggaaaccccaattatgtcacagaaaaaatattgataatatatcgagtatcgccatttagctagaaaatatcgagatatgacttttggtccatatcgcccagccctagttgtgaCACCATTGTTGTGCTCTTACAGCGAGACGGAGGCCACATTTCTGCAGAAGAAAATTAGCAGCGATGCCTTCAAGCCGTCGGCCGTGCCGGATCCCCACCACTGTCCCCAGCAGGAGCCTCCGGGTCAGAGCCACGGCGGCGCGTACGCCAAGAGGCAGAGGACGTGGAGCAGCCAGAGTGAGGAGCCGGCCGCCCGGAGGAGGAGGGTGTCTGAGCAGGACGTGTACTGTGCGCTGTGCACCAGCACGCAGGGCAGCAGCTGTGACAGCCCTGTTCTGTTCACCCCTCCCTACAGCCCGGCCTCCTCCAGCTCCCTCCTGGACCCCGGAGAGCTTAGCCATGACCTCCTGATGGCTGCGAATGACTGCACCGATCAGCTGCCGTCCTCTCCCGAGAGCTCTCCCTCCTACTACTCCTACCCAGAGGCCGCGCTCACCTGTCACCGGTCACCCGCCGGCTCCCTCCCTGCAGCCGCCGAACAAAGCCTTGATCACGGAGACCTGCTTGCTCTCAGcaccctctctcctctctcgtcctcctcctccccgaGCTATGATTTCCAAGCGTCCCATGCTCAGTTAGTCCCAGACTGTCTGTCCGTGTCCGACATGTGTGAGAGCCCGGTGGACAGCGCGTCCCTGCATCCGGACGAGTTTGACCTTCTCGAGCAGCCACAAGGGGGCGGTTTCGTTCAGCTGCATCACGTCCCCCATCAAGAGTTCCCATTACATCCCGGTCTTCTCCCACCCAACCAATCCTCCTCGTCAGAGCCGAGCCAGTACAACGAGAGGGAGCAGGCGGAGATCAGTATTCTGGCTCAGCAGATCTCCTCACTGGCCAGCAGCTTTAACATGCAACACACCATGAGCGTGTTCCCACCTGCGGCCCCCGACTCTCTGCCCCCGGCCTGCGACTGGCCCCACAGCGCTCCGCTCCCCAAGCGCCAGCCGGTCCACAACACCAGCCTGCTCGACAGCTTCCTGAAAGACCATAACACGGCCACGAGGAGAAGTAGCAGCTCTGATGTCGTCCCCTGCAGCTACCAGCAGGACCTCATCAGCAGCAGGAGCGGCTCCATCCAGTCGGAGCACGGGCCCCTCGGCCTCATCGCTGAAGACTCTCTTCCCGCAGAGCAGTTCACCAAAGACGGCATGGCCGAGGAGCGCTTCGGTCTGCAGCTGGGACTTCATGAGCACAACCCTGAGTTGCATCAACTCCTCCACTATCTGCAAAGTGTCCTCCACAAGGTAATTTCATCAACAATCccaactactttttttttttttttcatgtttctttattgggtagtccatgtaatgcatattacacaataaacattctTTTAGAGTgttcgacagaataccccgttttatattttaccacacacacaaaaaaacaaagtaaaataaataaggacacaaaacttaacataacaaacaccccaaaacacacacactgcaaaatacgtaTTGTAAACAcgtcccaaagtaagtaccaattaccaatcaaactctgactgaagacaataatagtaggaaaaataaagtaataaaataaaatacaggacacacaaaacaaaaaataaataaataaaaaaataataagataactaaataaaaatttaaaataaacagacataagaggaaccctaaaaaaaatagacatggttatcaatatcatacttccctataattaaattaaatcagattaaattaatcttccaaggatgccaaagaattaacaaaagaaagaataggttcccaaatataagaaaacttatcagagcaacccctaataccgtatttatttttctctaaatataaaaaggacatcaggtctttcaaccaagaattgggagatggagatttttggtccttccattgaagTAGAATACGTCTACGAGctacaagagaggaaaaagcTATTATATGAATCTCCTTCTtagtaaaactattaaaatctTCAGATACAccaaaaatagaaattaaagggCTAGAAACCACCGGTTTATTAAGGGCTTTTGAGAGAGCTACCCAGCTACTTTGATATAGTAACTGTACAACTTCCACATGCATGGAACTGAGTGTTAATAATAATacctttattgttatttttgtgtTCTTTCAGATGGACTTGCTGAAGAAAACCTGTACTGAAATAAGTCTGTGACTTACTGTGCTACCACTTGTATGACATATTGTCAGGGCAGCCTTTCCTACACTGGACTCACAGAGgaatatgaacaaaaaaaaaagaggatatCTTTGGTGGATCCCATCTGCTGGTTCTCCGAATGTATCGTTCGTCAAAGTAAACGTCAAAGTAAACCGAGACCGATCCTTTGCCGTCCCcgagcagcagctctgtcttCATTTATCAACACTGCTGTCTGTCGTGTTTTATGTTTCGCTCATGTCTTATATTTTAAGAAAGAGGGTACTGTGTAAAAGTATAATACAAAGTGAAATGGTGCTCTATTTTTCTTCTGAGTGCCCACAGTttactgtaaagcactttatcCGAGTCACTGCCAGTTTTATAACAGAGAGGAAACTTCTGGGGAACACTACCTTGATTTACCTCAATGAGCTTTAACACATTAATCATTCCTATTGACAGGAACATGTGTAAATAAGTTTTAAAGTGCCTTAAATCATTTATTGATGATTCTTTTATATGTATAAAAGCTAATTCCAGATTTGCTGTTAGAATTGAACCTTTCAGAGCCGACTGTGCTTTCAGAAGTGTaacaaagcagcagcaggacacaAATAATGATTGTAAAAACAACGCCTACCTCAGTGGTACAGCTAAATACACTCCAAATGTAgggttttattcatttatttatttgtctttaAACACACTTTTTCCAATTATTTGTGTTTTAAGGTTTTATTTAACTGCAACACGAGTTTCAAATGTATAAACTGATGTTTATTCACTCCACATTAGTTCCTTTTACGGCCATGGTACTACAATCCTGTATGTTTGAATGTCTGACGTTGTTGTGTTGCTCTTGCAACAGAATactaattgttttttttgttgttttttttccctccctgggtgtttaaaatgtaaataaaccaAATGATAATACACATTGGATCTTGAATGTCTTCGCAAGTTTTCTTCAACAAAAAGTCCGTCCAAGAGCAACGTGAAGGACGGCTTTTTGTAATTTTGCTGCAAATGAATGCTTTCAAACAATCATCTCGCCTAATTTAGTCAAATTATAATTTCAGTTTATAGTGGCAGCTAAGGTGACCTAAGAGATTGGCAggaaatattttatatataaaaccaataaagaaacaaagagtGTAATGAGTCCAAAATAAAAAGAGGCTCCTTCAATACTTGTTTTGGTCTCTTGTTTATTCCTTTGAGATAGAAATGCTGTTTAAACACCTGCGATGTTCCCCAGCTAGTTTCTAGCGTTGTAGTTGGAGGCTGGTGGGCTTATCAGAGGTGCCTGCTGTGGCTGTAAACAGACGAAAACGATGGGAATGAACCGAAACAATAACGCTGCAGGTCATAAAAGCAAAACAAGGACCTGAATGCTCTGGAGAATTAGGGGGAAATTATCCTCACTGGGATCTACAGGATGTGTGACACCTTTCACATTACAGTACTAGCTTGAGCTGTCATTCTTGCAAAATATTGGCTCGTGCAGTTATAAAATCCTACTTAAAAGTAAGTTAAATATAGAAAACGGGTCTATTATGCTACTGTTTTAATGTGTACTTTCCCTGTATTGACCAGACTGCAGCCGAAGCTCAGCGTCTGCTGGGCCCCTCGGCTCCACATGGATTTTCACATATTATGGCTGCTCGTGGCATAAGTGCATAAACTGGACACGGAGGAATCAATTCTGAGATTAGGCATATGTGCAGAATCAATACATGAACGAATGAACATTTAGATAAGGGATACTGAGGAGACGGAAATGAAATATAGCACCAAAAGGGAAACACATCCGTGCATGAACGTGAGCAGCAAAGCTCACAGGCGGCTCCACGGTCACGCTTTTGGTGCAGTTTGTGCAATGCAAAGCCTCCAGCTTCTCTCGGGCAAGTCAGAGCAACCACTAGATGGAGTGATAGCACCAGCAGCTTCCCAGGGACAGAAATGCTGCATGCCAATAGAAGAATTTAAACAGGCTTAAAATTAAGTggattgtgtgtgtgagtgtgtgcgtgtagaTTTTCACTGCAATGAGTGCTACAAAGGACATCGGTCAGTCTATTCATAGGTAGGTGACCAGATCCCTACAGTTATCCATGGAGATCTAATTAAGAATGATGCCTTTTGAAGGGTGCAGTGGCATATAAAGTTCCTAACAAGTCCCCACATCTGCTGTGCTCCAGCCTTCCTGCAGCGCTCGGTGTTACCTGGAACAATAATGATTTCCCAGAGGAACCCTGACACCGTGTCTGTGGCGTTTGTCCACACGAAGcagagagaggggaaaaaaaataaaatgaaaaatgacgTTTGCGTCGCAACAACACAAACTGAAACTCCTGTGTCCTTTCAGATTATACCACGCAACAAGACAAGAGAGCTGGCAGGTTTCCACGCATGCACGTCGTTACACAGCTATAATTAGAATGCACATCAAAGGCTGTTTCCACGTGAAATCAATGGCGAACACAGAAAATATAAAGACATATACCACGGATTGAAAAGTAAAAGTGAGTTAAACATGCACGAGGAGAAAGATACAAGCCGCTGATACAGAAGCCCTGTTTTTACAATCTATGAGGAAACACAGTCAAAAACATTCACTTTATCTCGTTAGCTTGGTTTAATGTATCACCTAATTACACAGGCGGCCCTCCTAACTCCCTGATATTGAAGATGATGTTAGA
This window harbors:
- the npas4l gene encoding neuronal PAS domain-containing protein 4-like, encoding MTIWCNSCKCHVSSPCTFHHLPQDQLRSLCRRFRSTKGASKARRDHINHEIRNMRALLPISQEEQERLSYLHSMAAICTYIRKSVLLQGLPGGQRSHCSLPYEAFLEALHGFILVTTATGKLVYVSENVAEYTGVSMVDVLQGDTLYDMVERADVDVVQSNLESENNLSPDRSFVCCMQSSKAFKMQHGSCCSMLVRGSFQFFPRPSPAASPPGELLFVALCTPTVNRLTDSDSHFCHSFSSTHRLDMSFTRLSDSVLYFLGYSADEMTGRSWYSFVHPEDLTLCADSHRSLMMADKGSQVEMVLRLQCMDLSWTWIYVRAHKDSECQSIICTNFIISETEATFLQKKISSDAFKPSAVPDPHHCPQQEPPGQSHGGAYAKRQRTWSSQSEEPAARRRRVSEQDVYCALCTSTQGSSCDSPVLFTPPYSPASSSSLLDPGELSHDLLMAANDCTDQLPSSPESSPSYYSYPEAALTCHRSPAGSLPAAAEQSLDHGDLLALSTLSPLSSSSSPSYDFQASHAQLVPDCLSVSDMCESPVDSASLHPDEFDLLEQPQGGGFVQLHHVPHQEFPLHPGLLPPNQSSSSEPSQYNEREQAEISILAQQISSLASSFNMQHTMSVFPPAAPDSLPPACDWPHSAPLPKRQPVHNTSLLDSFLKDHNTATRRSSSSDVVPCSYQQDLISSRSGSIQSEHGPLGLIAEDSLPAEQFTKDGMAEERFGLQLGLHEHNPELHQLLHYLQSVLHKS